Proteins from one Bactrocera neohumeralis isolate Rockhampton chromosome 3, APGP_CSIRO_Bneo_wtdbg2-racon-allhic-juicebox.fasta_v2, whole genome shotgun sequence genomic window:
- the LOC126753281 gene encoding LOW QUALITY PROTEIN: uncharacterized protein LOC126753281 (The sequence of the model RefSeq protein was modified relative to this genomic sequence to represent the inferred CDS: deleted 1 base in 1 codon) has protein sequence MTATIELSNDALRRLCQSYYKYNKFEQPRTLEVLSYEHSANADTVTGFFGRHQFLTLKVRRVDVEGNEHLEQVRFFTKTPPLELASRMEYVEEFGLYKKEVSVYRQLLPQLQKIIPHVAPNCYYADERLLVFEHLADQKFRMAAGRDGILNYDHLHCVLKTLAALHASSIIYEVRCGRKLNELHPEAVVENAYPLGIPETHVRKQNFNNANRVFAELIKLLPKYQEDLDFILMEFPKRMAAIYELAQTSDKYRNVFCHGDLWANNAMFQYGDSSKTPIQCRLVDFQLSRYAPPMVDVITILTIPTSSSFRRQYLTELFDDYYSFMSKFLEREQLNIEEYLTRQEFNETADKFRIVGLIESLFFSHLTLLPPELAEAVTSSANGFTDFFDAKRVEMCLAAFRTDDIYRERMTDMLEDFVDTFVLNNRN, from the exons ATGACAGCTACAATTGAGTTAAGCAACGATGCTTTGCGTAGACTTTGCCAGAGCTATTACAAGTACAATAAGTTCGAACAGCCACGTACACTAGAGGTTCTCAGTTATGAGCATTCTGCCAACGCAGACACCGTCACTGGATTTTTTGGTCGTCACCAGTTCCTCACGCTCAAAGTTCGCAGAGTTGATGTCGAAGGAAATGAGCATTTGGAACAAGTGCGCTTTTTCACCAAAACTCCACCATTGGAATTGGCATCTCGTATGGAGTATGTAGAAGAGTTTGGTCTCTACAAAAAAGAGGTTAGTGTATACCGTCAGTTATTGCCgcaattgcaaaaaattatacCACATGTGGCGCCTAATTGCTACTACGCGGACGAGCGCCTACTTGTCTTCGAACATCTTGCGGATCAGAAATTCCGCATGGCTGCCGGTCGTGACGGCATTCTCAACTATGATCACCTACATTGTGTGTTGAAAACACTTGCAGCGCTGCATGCCAGTTCCATAATCTATGAAGTGCGTTGTGGACGCAAGTTGAATGAGCTACATCCCGAGGCTGTGGTGGAGAACGCTTATCCGTTGGGCATTCCGGAGACTCACGTgcgtaaacaaaatttcaataatgcAAATCGAGTATTTGCGGAACTGATAAAATTACTGCCGAAATATCAAGAGGATTTGGACTTTATTTTAATGGAGTTTCCGAAACGCATGGCTGCGATCTACGAATTAGCACAGACGTCGGACAAATATCGAAACGTATTTTGCCATGGCGATCTTTGGGCGAACAACGCCATGTTTCAGTATGGCGATTCTAGTAAGACGCCCATACAGTGCCGTCTGGTGGACTTTCAGCTTAGCCGTTATGCACCACCCATGGTAGATGTGATAACAATACTCACCATACCGACAAGCAGTAGCTTCCGTAGGCAATATTTAACTGAATTATTCGATGACTACTATAGTTTTATGTCCAAATTCTTGGAG agggagcaactcaatattgaagAATACTTGACGCGCCAAGAGTTCAATGAGACGGCAGACAAATTCCGCATTGTTGGACTTATTGAAAGTCTATTTTTCTCCCACTTGACGCTTCTGCCGCCAGAACTGGCAGAAGCTGTAACCTCGTCGGCGAATGGTTTCACCGACTTTTTTGATGCCAAACGTGTGGAGATGTGTTTGGCAGCTTTTCGCACCGATGACATATACCGGGAAAGAATGACGGACATGCTGGAAGATTTTGTCGATACTTTTGTGTTAAATAATCGAAATTAG
- the LOC126753321 gene encoding uncharacterized protein LOC126753321 has translation MLCFAFSLVWARPQRYAHIAVIENDAYEQTLPNALRNPFYKTPRVREALAKSSWFGPGEEPVYDRQAEKIPRAEIYNVLAHAGFINRRGKLI, from the exons ATGCTATGCTTTGCCTTCAGCCTTGTATGGGCGCGTCCACAACGCTATGCACACATCGCAGTTATCGAAAATGATGCATATGAACAGACCTTACCTAACGCGCTGAGAAATCCCTTCTACAAAACGCCTCGAGTGCGCGAGGCACTAGCCAAATCCAGCTGGTTCGGACCGGGCGAGGAGCCG GTATATGATCGGCAAGCGGAGAAAATACCACGCGCTGAGATCTACAATGTGCTCGCACATGCCGGGTTCATCAATCGGAgaggaaaattaatttaa
- the LOC126753262 gene encoding WD repeat-containing protein 75 has protein sequence MDFDELDKLKLQYLAGANLVEHTPLFAPGGEFIFIRSKDVVRIYSTATGEHVRKLSDANCNLVSMELELRDNETLVACTTKGEVIRWFWRSGRLQEKLDLKLNTDQQVLSFNLINLYGNSKTACAFVTIRTANEEKVQWFVVDTSSAERLNVPCKLKLLPDEPLIAVDTSKFKNIAIVQGAYIYFLNYKTWSWKRLFNGHHVPITVVRAHPFEEAIITGDETGKIFLWREFMCQSTVKTTLYHWHHTAVSSIAFTPSGVGFFSSGHESVLVYWNTNRPNLRNFLPRMGSVICQLAVNDNNSQIAVCTADNAVHFVGTDNKVISTLQDFTYMENDKTGQCKFPVGLRLNPRTNTLVLNGRHCHLQFYSVYTKNMLYNMDIVMQNALSMETDKVLYNIIVTKAAFNIDWMATGEVFNDREHLPELRLKFWKYDEAAKNYVLNTNIELPHEGGFKAIEFSSSNQMDNLLCATVGEDNIIKIWSLEESDNIYNKGKVWYCVAQTCYRNLPVESISFSQDGSVLAAGYGNTLCIYKAENLKLKAALTPPPGYDGVAPHIQVSLRRKDIESPLKDEFTPEKQKRWLQLLNDFVEKYDETLIKELEKFAEKCEKIEFNPKEVSAEEIDEETRRQLYNKIMDMHELNFFHKVLLFQRLGIRVNVRPEGRARLLAYLHDTILPEGEQKCYRDMENVLKRMSTRERYRAKSRMHEYQNRLNKYDVEVQKKLLPLMEVLNFGDKSKGSTLTNGTSTHYDISAATREKTTTTAKQPAATDLAEEIGDLDPVTAQISKVQFAAGEWAHLVIVCTERRVLIFNLLTLRLHAACKLSVEHLAFDPISNLCAAFTKYNELYVFQPNVPLPIYQRRNLPRLYGAVWLPRRHPKNRSINVDWQAQSTLYFLTEDQEIKYLGVPDSVDDDAPPPITFSNPANQALQYSTFGTFATQQHSDMQTNSRQPIGPLVIGNSSKMAVKSLIEMSTHTMPPLSLLAADFVKSLLKTADTQEKDEAVQAEKTNKPLYNRRKMLNGGAAVFMNGHDGHSTDDDESAEEELDDAAKVKVKTNETKRNTTNDEDVEMVDEATAMEKRKSFIVKSEAINANAAKSSLAQQRHDNEAQLKRISACSVELEF, from the exons atGGATTTTGACGAACTTGATAAACTCAAACTACAATATTTGGCTGGTGCCAATCTTGTTGAACATACGCCACTTTTTGCCCCTGGAGGAGA GTTCATATTTATACGTTCCAAGGATGTTGTGCGAATTTATTCTACGGCAACCGGTGAGCATGTACGCAAACTATCAGACGCCAATTGTAATCTAGTGTCCATGGAATTGGAATTGCGCGATAATGAGACGCTAGTTGCATGCACAACGAAAGGAGAAGTGATTCGTTGGTTTTGGCGTAGTGGTCGACTTCAAGAGAAattagatttaaaattaaacacagATCAACAAGTCCTAAGTTTTAACCTAAtcaatttatatggaaattccaaaACGGCGTGCGCGTTTGTTACAATTCGCACTGCTAATGAGGAGAAAGTACAATGGTTCGTTGTGGATACAAGTAGTGCGGAACGTTTAAACGTACCCTGTAAATTAAAGTTGTT GCCCGACGAACCGCTGATTGCAGTGGACAcaagcaaattcaaaaatatagctATAGTACAAGGGGCGTATATATATTTCCTTAATTATAAAACGTGGTCATGGAAGAG GTTATTTAACGGCCACCATGTCCCAATTACGGTCGTTCGCGCACATCCTTTTGAAGAAGCgataatcacaggtgacgaaactggcaaaatatttttgtggagGGAATTTATGTGTCAGAGTACAGTAAAGACT ACCCTCTATCATTGGCACCACACCGCTGTGTCTAGCATAGCGTTCACACCCAGCGGCGTAGGTTTTTTCAGTAGTGGCCATGAGTCCGTGCTTGTGTATTGGAATACTAATCGTCCAAATTTACGCAATTTTTTACCACGCATGGGCTCTGTTATTTGTCAACTCGCTGTTAATGATAATAATTCACAAATTGCTGTTTGCACAGCAGATAATGCCGTACATTTTGTTGGCACGGACAATAAAGTGATAAGCACCCTACAGGACTTCACCTACATGGAAAATGATAAAACTGGACAATGCAAATTTCCAGTTGGGCTACGTTTAAATCCACGCACGAACACGCTTGTGCTGAATGGAAGACATTGCCATTTGCAGTTTTACTCCGTATACACAAAGAACATGTTGTATAAC ATGGACATTGTAATGCAAAACGCGCTTTCTATGGAAACTGATAAAGTTCTCTACAACATTATTGTGACAAAGGCTGCTTTCAATATTGATTGGATGGCCACCGGTGAGGTGTTCAACGACCGCGAACATTTGCCAGAGTTgcgtttaaaattttggaaatatgaTGAAGCTGCAAAAAA tTACGTGCTAAATACAAATATCGAGCTGCCACATGAAGGCGGATTCAAAGCAATCGAATTCTCTAGTTCAAATCAAATGGATAATTTGTTGTGTGCCACCGTCGGTGAGGATAACATAATCAAAATTTGGTCGCTGGAGGAGTCGgacaatatttataacaaagGAAAAGTTTGGTATTGCGTAGCGCAAACATGCTACCGTAACTTACCGGTTGAATCCATTTCATTTTCGCAAGATGGTTCCGTACTAGCGGCTGGTTATGGCAACACGCTTTGCATATataaagctgaaaatttaaaactgaaAGCAGCACTCACACCACCGCCCGGTTATGATGGCGTTGCGCCACACATACAAGTAAGCTTGCGGCGCAAAGACATCGAGTCGCCGCTTAAGGATGAATTCACGCCGGAAAAACAAAAACGCTGGTTGCAACTATTGAATGACTTCGTCGAAAAATATGATGAAACGCTCATTAAGGAACTCGAAAAGTTTGCcgagaaatgtgaaaaaatagaatttaatcCCAAAGAAGTGTCGGCAGaagaaatcgacgaagagacgCGAAGACAGCTATACAACAAAATAATGGATATGCATGAGCTGAACTTCTTCCATAAAGTGTTGCTCTTTCAACGGCTCGGTATCCGCGTGAATGTCCGTCCCGAGGGTCGCGCACGCTTACTCGCCTATTTGCACGACACAATATTACCAGAAGGCGAACAGAAGTGCTACCGCGATATGGAAAATGTGCTCAAGCGTATGAGCACAAGAGAACGTTACAGAGCTAAGAGTCGCATGCACGAATATCAAAACcgattaaataaatatgatgtGGAGGTGCAAAAAAAACTGCTGCCACTGATGGAGGTGCTGAACTTTGGCGATAAAAGTAAAGGCTCAACGCTTACGAACGGCACTAGCACACATTATGACATTTCCGCGGCAACGAGggagaaaacaacaacaacagcgaagcAACCAGCAGCTACAGATCTGGCTGAAGAAATAGGTGATCTTGATCCAGTAACGGCTCAAATCTCGAAGGTGCAATTTGCGGCGGGCGAATGGGCTCATTTG GTCATAGTGTGCACAGAGCGGCGTGttctaattttcaatttacttaCGCTACGTTTACATGCGGCGTGCAAATTGTCTGTCGAGCATTTGGCCTTCGATCCAATCAGCAACTTATGCGCTGCCTTTACAAAGTATAACGAAT TGTACGTTTTCCAACCAAATGTGCCGCTACCCATATATCAAAGACGCAATTTGCCCCGTTTGTACGGCGCAGTTTGGCTCCCACGTCGACATCCCAAGAACCGTTCCATTAATGTTGACTGGCAGGCACAATCCACATTATACTTTTTAACAgaagatcag gaaattaaatatttgggtGTGCCAGACAGTGTGGACGATGATGCGCCGCCTCCAATTACCTTTAGTAATCCGGCCAATCAAGCGTTGCAATACAGTACCTTCGGCACTTTTGCTACACAACAACATTCTGATATGCAGACCAACTCCCGACAACCGATCGGACCACTGGTTATCGGTAATTCAAGCAAAATGGCTGTGAAATCG cTAATTGAAATGTCCACACACACAATGCCGCCACTGAGTCTGCTGGCTGCCGATTTTGTGAAGTCTCTCTTAAAAACTGCCGATACGCAAGAGAAAGACGAAGCAGTGCAGGCGGAGAAAACAAACAAACCCTTGTATAATAGAAGAAAAATGCTTAATGGTGGGGCGGCTGTTTTTATGAATGGACATGACGGTCACTCGACCGATGATGATGAAAGTGCCGAGGAAGAGTTGGATGACGCTgcaaaagtgaaagtgaaaacgAACGAGACGAAGCGCAACACAACTAATGACGAAGATGTCGAGATGGTCGATGAGGCAACTGCCATGGAAAAACGGAAGAGTTTTATTGTGAAAAGCGAAGCAATCAATGCAAATGCGGCGAAAAGTTCTTTAGCCCAGCAGAGACACGACAACGAGGCACAGTTGAAACGTATTTCAGCATGTAGTGTAGAGTTAGAGTTTTGA